The sequence CTACCGCGCAAACTCTAAGACCGAACAATGAACTAAAAAATATAAAATCCCAGCAATAGGTCAGATATGATCAAATACTTGATCGCATCTGACCTATTAAGCATAAATAACCACGTAAACCCATAATCCAAGATCTAGAACCTAGAAACAATCTCACAAACCGCCCGCCCTGCCACTCTGATTCAGTAAGCATAACGAATTGAGGGTTGTGAAGCGTCCCTAGATCCGATTTCATCCAGGCATAGCCCTCACCGAAGACCAGTGGACGATCCTCGCATCGCTCCTTCCAGCGCCCAGGCGTCGCGCCGAGAAACGGGGCCGGCCGTGGCGAGACATGCACTAGGTGCTCAACGGCATCCACGCGGCCTCTGCAAGCCCACCTGACATTACCCTGATCGAGGCAACCTCGCGAGCCGCTTCACGGTGGAAGCCCCCGAGTATCTGAGCGGCGACAAGGCCTACGACAGCGACCATCTTAACGCCGACCTCGCCGCGAGCGGCATCGAGATGATTGCCCCGAACCGAGCGAACCGTCGCAATACCAAGGATGGCCGCTCGCGGCGTCGCTACCTGCGCCGTTGGCGGGTAGAGCATCTCTTCGCCTGGCTCCAGAATTAGCGGCACATCGTGATCCACAGGGAGTAGCACCCCGAGAACTACCTCGCCTTCGCCCACCTGGGTTGCATCCTCATCCTGCTTCGCTATTTATGAGACTGCTTCTAGGGGCTCTGCGGTAAGTACTAAGAAGTCCGTCTGAAATGCTTTAGACAGGGTGGCCTCCTCTGCTGGACGAGAGAACGCGCAAACTCCTCAGGCGATTACGGCTCGAGAACCCAAACGCTACGGCTGAAGAGCTCACTCCGCAGTTCCTCAAAGCAACTGGAATCACGATCAGCCGTCCTACGCTGTACCGCGAGTTGCGGCGGCTTGGCCTTGTGAGCATTCGTGTTCCTCGAGCCAAGTCGCAAAAGCCAGCAGCACCCAAGCAAGCGCCCCGTCCCCGTCAGTGCAAACGACGCTATCCTGTTCTGGGAGCAGGCTTACCTAAGCGATTTCACCGATGCCGAGTGGGCGATGCTCGAACCATTGATTCCCCAAGCCAAGCGTGGGGGACGTCCTGAGGAATGGCCCAAGCGTGAGATCGTCAACGCCATCCTCTACATCCTGCGTTCAGGTTGCCCATGGCGGATGTTGCCCCACGATTTTCCGCCCTACACCACGGTCTACGACTACTTCCGGGCCTGGCGCGATCAGGGCCTCAGGGAGCGGAGCAACTCAGCTCTCTCCAAACGCTTGAGGCGTCATGCCCGGTCGGCAAGCGAATCCAACGGCCGCCATCGTCGATAGCCAATCGGCGAAGACGACGGAAAAAGGGGGCCCGAGGCTACGACGGGGCTATGCGGCTCTCCGGTCAAAAGCGCCATCTGATCGTCGATACGCTCGGATTGCTGATCCGTGCCTTGCTCTACCTCGCAAACCTCAACAATCGGGATGGGGCGTGAATGCTACTGTCTGCGGGCACCCAAGCAACTGCCCGAACTCCAGGTGCTTTGGGTTGTTCAGGGCTACGCTGGATCGCCCTTTGCAGCTTGGTTAAGGGGGATCCTGCCTAGTTGTGAACTACAGATCACCAATCGCGGGTATGGATGGACCCAGCCAACCTTGGTTCCAAGCCACAGAAACAGGCTTTCGAGATCTTGCATCGACGATGGGTCGTTGAGCGAACATTCGGGTGGTTGGGAAGAAACCGGCGCCTATCCAAGGACTATGAGGGCCTCCCCGTCAACGAAGAGGCCCTCATTTACCTGGCCATGGTCAACCTGATGCTCGGGCGATTCTCGCGAGAGCTTACCGTACGCCCTCTACTTTTGGTTGCAGGTCAGGAGCAGTGCATGACCCAGGCCTTCTTTGGTTCGTGATCTCATCTACTTGGGCCGTGGAGTGGTCTCGGCCACAATGGGCTGCTCCGCCTGGTCGAATAGGGGCCTCTTCTTTACCGTGCAGGCGACGTAGCAAACGGGCTTCGTACGCTTCTCTAGTACGCCCTCATCCACCAGGCGCAGCAGCCAATCCTTGGCCTGGCTCTTGGAAACGTTCAAGTCTGCGGCTACTTCAGCATCCGTCCTTGGAGTAAGCATGCTCTGCAGGAGCTCCCGAACTTTCGCAAACAGCGCCTCTGCCGGACTCGCAGCCAATTCGACCGGGGGCGCCTCCTGGGTAAGTGGATGCTTGTCAATGCTCAGCTGGGATTCGGGGAGCGGAACGGGCGGTTCCTGGGGCAGGAACGTAAATTTGGTTTGTTCGACGGGTTCCTTGCTCAACTCGACCTTGGCCGCGAGTGTCTCGGCGAAGGCTGCGGCATCGCCGGGGTTCGGCCAAGGCCGCGCCCCTTTCTTCTGGAGGGCGTCGAGCCCCTGGCTGGTTTCCCCGCTCGATCGGACATAGATCGGCACGAACCTGAGCTTGTCCAGTTGCTCGGCCGCTCCACTCCACGTCCCGCCCTTCTGATAATCCGAGCTTACAACCAGCGCAGCATCGGCCAGGGCGTAGATGAGTTTGTTTCGCTGCATGGCATGGCCAACGTTGAAGCCGGCGCTCGGATCGTACGGTGAGATCAGTGCGAGTTGACCGTCCATCAGCATGTTGCGGTGCTCGCGCTTCATGACTGTTTTTTCTAGGCTATCCGCCATCACTCCGCCCACCAGGCCACCCGCCTGAAGCGCGCCCCGCATTGCAGCCTGATCGATCCCGCGCGCGCCTCCCGAGACCAAGGTCTTCTTCGCCCTGGCTGCCAGGCGGCCAATATCCTCCGTGTAGACGACGAGTTTATCGTCAACATGACGGGAGCCCACGACCGCTAAACCACCCGTCTCGAAGATCGACTTCTCCCCGCAACCGTAGAGGATCGGTGGCGCATCCTCCTTAAGGCGTGCCTTCAAGCGCCGTGGATAATCGGCATCTGCGCGACTGACCACCCAGATGGCGCGCGCTTGCCAACGCTCGATCGCCTGACTCAATAGAAAGCCGCGTGAGAGTAGCCGCTTGAGTCGCGTCACATCGACAACCGGTTCACAAGCTTCAAGAAGATCGTCATCCCGATCAGCAAGTAGGTCCGACGGTTGTCGTTGCCGCTCCCATAGATGGCGCGCAAGTTTTCGGTATTGGCTCTGGGTTAGCAGATCGGCAGAGGGCTCGCCACGTCCTGCGATCAAGGGCGCCGTCAGGAGGAGGATTGCCTGCGTGTTGGGTGAAAGTGATGAGGTCATGAATCATGTCCCGTTCGGGCAAGGGCTATAGGGAAAACTTCGCCAGAGCCCTGTGAGCTCAACAGCCAGGCCCCGATGGTCAGGGTCCAGCCCGAGTCCACCATATCATCCACCAGCAGAACCGGGCCAGCAGGTAATCGATCGACAATGATCGCCAAGGAACCATCGACGTTGCGCGCTTGCTGAGTTTTATTA is a genomic window of bacterium containing:
- a CDS encoding transposase yields the protein MEAPEYLSGDKAYDSDHLNADLAASGIEMIAPNRANRRNTKDGRSRRRYLRRWRVEHLFAWLQN
- a CDS encoding transposase, whose product is MFLEPSRKSQQHPSKRPVPVSANDAILFWEQAYLSDFTDAEWAMLEPLIPQAKRGGRPEEWPKREIVNAILYILRSGCPWRMLPHDFPPYTTVYDYFRAWRDQGLRERSNSALSKRLRRHARSASESNGRHRR
- a CDS encoding DNA-protecting protein DprA codes for the protein MTSSLSPNTQAILLLTAPLIAGRGEPSADLLTQSQYRKLARHLWERQRQPSDLLADRDDDLLEACEPVVDVTRLKRLLSRGFLLSQAIERWQARAIWVVSRADADYPRRLKARLKEDAPPILYGCGEKSIFETGGLAVVGSRHVDDKLVVYTEDIGRLAARAKKTLVSGGARGIDQAAMRGALQAGGLVGGVMADSLEKTVMKREHRNMLMDGQLALISPYDPSAGFNVGHAMQRNKLIYALADAALVVSSDYQKGGTWSGAAEQLDKLRFVPIYVRSSGETSQGLDALQKKGARPWPNPGDAAAFAETLAAKVELSKEPVEQTKFTFLPQEPPVPLPESQLSIDKHPLTQEAPPVELAASPAEALFAKVRELLQSMLTPRTDAEVAADLNVSKSQAKDWLLRLVDEGVLEKRTKPVCYVACTVKKRPLFDQAEQPIVAETTPRPK